Genomic DNA from Thermococcus sp.:
AGAGACCAGGAAGGTAAGAAGTCCAAAGAAAGCCGCGAGAACTATGAAGTTCGCCGTGCTGAGCAGGAAAACGTTCCGGGGAATTGAGAACCTGACGCGGGACGGCTTTGAGACCTCACCCCTGACGGCGAAGGCGAGGGCGATTCCGGTTATCAGGCTCATTGCCGAGAGCATCAGAAAGGCGTAGCGCCATTGGATGCTCACAGCGATGGGGACGACTATCAGGGGGGCTATTCCGCTGCCGACGGGCGGACCGACCATGAAGACGCCCAGGGCAGAGCCCTTTCTCTCCCGATAGACCTCGCTTATCAGGGCCGTCGCCGGGGCATAATACAGACCCGAGAAAAGACCGTAGAGAGCCCTAACAGCCAGAAGCTCCCAGTACTCCCGGGCAAGGATTATGAGGGCTGAAGAAAGGGAGTACCCAATTATGCTGAGAACAAGGAGCCTCTTCCTCCCAAAGCGGTCGCCGATGTATCCGGCAGGAACCTGAATGAGGGCGTAGGGTAGGAGCAGGGCGGTCATCAAGAGTCCCGCCTCGGCGTTGTTTATCCCAAGCTCTGCCTTTATCATAGGGATAAGGGGCGGGATGGCCATCCTGTGGGCATAGTTGAAAACCCATCCGAGCGACACAAGCAATAGGAGCCTCCTCCGCATGGTTTCGATAAAGGGCTAAGCGTTTAAAAGTCTGTTGGGCAATGCCGGCCAACTATGTTTATAAATGCCGGCCAGGAACGGAATTTAGGGAGGGAGCAATGGTAAGCAAGCTACTGGCACTGGAGGCATACCCCAGCCTGCGCGACCTGGACTTCAGGATACTCAGGGGAGTAGAGCTGAATATGCGCCACCACAGATGGGTCCCCCTGGAGGACATAGCCAGGTTCGCGAGGGTTGACATCGAAACGGCGTCCTTCAGACTGGGCAAGCTCGACGACATGTCCCTCGTCAGGCGGAGGAGCGACATAGGTTACATCGGCTACCAGCTCACGATACACGGCTACGACGTTCTGGCGATAAGGGCGCTGGCGAAGAAGGGAGTAGTCGAGGCGATAAGCACGGCACAGGTAGGCGTTGGAAAGGACGCCGATGTGTACGTGGGAGTAACGCCGGCCGGGGAGAAGGTAGCCGTCAAGTTCAACCGCATAGGCGGCAGAACCGCCTCAAGAAAGGCCGCCTATCACGGGCATGTTTTCCAGGACAAAAGGCACACGAGCTGGCTCTACGTCTCAAGGCTCATAGCGAAGAAGGAGTACGAAGCGCTGACGCTTCTCAGCCCCATAGCCAGGGTTCCAAGGCCGGTAGCTTGGAACAGGCACGTGGTCGTCATGGAGTTCATAGACGGGACCGAGCTGGCGGAGCTTCGCGACACAGACCTGTCCATGGAGGAAGCGAGGGGGATACTCGACATGGTTCTGGACGAGTACATCAAGATAGTCCGCTTCGGCATCGTCCACTCGGACATGAGCGAGTTCAATGTCGTTCTGACCCACGACGGGGGGGTTCTTATAATCGACTGGGCCCAGTACGTCACAACCGCTCACCCGGAGAGCTACGAGCTTCTCAAAAGGGATATAACAGTGCTTCTCAACGCCTTCAGGAGAAGATGGCGCGTGGAGAAGAGGTTTGAAGATGTGTGGCCCGGCTTTGAAAAGGCCTGGCTTGAGAGCCGGGGTGAGGGATGATGATAACCCCAAACAGACGCGAGAAGATAATGAGGCTCTTTCGGGAGGCCATAGAGGCCGAAAATGCCAGAGACCTTGAGAGAACGAAGAAAAAGCTCGACGAGATAATGGAGCTGGCCAGGGATGAGGAGCCGGAGTTCTACTTCGAGGCATGCTTCAGACTCGCGGAGATTTTTCTTCAGGAGGACAACTACAGCGGGGCAGTGAAGTGCGCGCTCCGGGCAATCCACCGCGCCCCCAGTGAAGAACTGTACAGGCTGGGAATAAAGAGGCTCGGGGACATCCTGTTCATAATGAAGAAAGAGAACAGGCTCGGGGACATTTCCGGGGGCATGGAGGTGACCCTCAGCCTCGTGAAGGACGACGAGGAACTTCACCGCTTTGTCAGGGCACTCATGAAAATGGCGAGGGGAGAAAAGGTCGAGGAGAGATTCAAGCTCGACGAGTTCAACGAGATAATGGAGCTCCTCAGAGGATAGATTGAAGGACGCGCCTCACGTAGTCCTCCTCCGGACTTTCGGGGAAGTTATAGGGCTCTTTCTTTGGTCTTTCATTGTAGTACGGCCTGTTGCAGCCCGGACAACCGTGGGTGGCAAATATCTCGGGTGGAATCACCGAGGCAAGCTCATCAACGTCGGCTCCAAACCCGACGAGGGAGCCTTCCTCATCGAACTCAAAGTCCTCCGGCGCGGCGAGCCCCTCCTTTATGAGGTAGTGTGCCACCTGGATTCTCCTGTACCTGGCGAGGCTCGGGGGCTCTGCGTTCTCAAGGCGGGTTCCCCTTATAGGCGTGAAGGCGAAGAGGGAAACCCATGCACCCATCGAATACGCCCGCCCAATGGTCTCCACGGCTTCCCTATCCGTCTCTCCGAGGCCTATTATAAGGTGAACGAGGGCCTTTCCATCGCCAAAGACGTCGATGACATCTTCCGTGAAACGCCACATCTCGTCCCAGGAGTAAAGGGACTCCTTGATCTCCGGATAGAGCCTCTCACTGGCCACGTCGAGGCCGACGCCAATGTAGTCAACCCCCCGTGATTTGAACTCCTCAAGAGTATCCCTGTCCACGGGCGTTATCGAGACCGAGACCGGAATGCCCAGGGGCTGGAAAAGATCGAGGAGCTCGATAACGTCAGAGACTAGGCCGGGATAATCAACCGTCTGGAGGCATATTCTCGCAAAACCGCCCCCCGGAAGGCTTTTAACAACTTCCTCCACGTCAAAGGCTGGCCAGGTTATGCGGGATAACCGCCTGAGATCCGCTCCACTTCCCCTGGCCTGGGGGCAGAAGGCACAGTTGTTCCGGCAGCGGCCGTCGTGGTACGTCATGAGGTACGCCGTTGTCGGTCTGGCCAGCATCCTGGCCCTTATCAGCCCCATGGCTATGGCGGTTCCGTAGGAGACCCTGATCTTCATTTTTCCCTACCTCCCATGATGAGAGGCGCG
This window encodes:
- a CDS encoding MFS transporter, coding for MRRRLLLLVSLGWVFNYAHRMAIPPLIPMIKAELGINNAEAGLLMTALLLPYALIQVPAGYIGDRFGRKRLLVLSIIGYSLSSALIILAREYWELLAVRALYGLFSGLYYAPATALISEVYRERKGSALGVFMVGPPVGSGIAPLIVVPIAVSIQWRYAFLMLSAMSLITGIALAFAVRGEVSKPSRVRFSIPRNVFLLSTANFIVLAAFFGLLTFLVSFLVNAGVSFETASLLFSLLSVIGIAGSLFGGGLYDRIGRRSVAVVFGLNALLTLILTLTASPWVIIPLGLTFYSVGAIVTAYTSEKAAGDNLGSVMGFVNMVGFFGATVGPYLVGLLIDGFGYEKAFLSIPLMYLVAWGIIRVEEKLEKKEISRT
- a CDS encoding radical SAM protein; the encoded protein is MKIRVSYGTAIAMGLIRARMLARPTTAYLMTYHDGRCRNNCAFCPQARGSGADLRRLSRITWPAFDVEEVVKSLPGGGFARICLQTVDYPGLVSDVIELLDLFQPLGIPVSVSITPVDRDTLEEFKSRGVDYIGVGLDVASERLYPEIKESLYSWDEMWRFTEDVIDVFGDGKALVHLIIGLGETDREAVETIGRAYSMGAWVSLFAFTPIRGTRLENAEPPSLARYRRIQVAHYLIKEGLAAPEDFEFDEEGSLVGFGADVDELASVIPPEIFATHGCPGCNRPYYNERPKKEPYNFPESPEEDYVRRVLQSIL
- a CDS encoding serine/threonine-protein kinase RIO2, translating into MVSKLLALEAYPSLRDLDFRILRGVELNMRHHRWVPLEDIARFARVDIETASFRLGKLDDMSLVRRRSDIGYIGYQLTIHGYDVLAIRALAKKGVVEAISTAQVGVGKDADVYVGVTPAGEKVAVKFNRIGGRTASRKAAYHGHVFQDKRHTSWLYVSRLIAKKEYEALTLLSPIARVPRPVAWNRHVVVMEFIDGTELAELRDTDLSMEEARGILDMVLDEYIKIVRFGIVHSDMSEFNVVLTHDGGVLIIDWAQYVTTAHPESYELLKRDITVLLNAFRRRWRVEKRFEDVWPGFEKAWLESRGEG